TCGCGCCGCTGGAACTCGCCTTGCCGATCGAGGACGTCAAAACGCCGGAAGCCGTCGACACGGCGATCGTGGTCGAAGAAGCGCCGCCGGCACCGCCCAAGATTTGGGAATCGAGCCTGGAATTCGGCCTGAACGGCTCGACCGGCAATAGCGAACTTTTCAACATGCGCTTCGGCGCACACGCCAAACGCTGCGTGCCGCACGATACGCTGACGCTGGATTTGACCTACTCGCGGGGTTCGCGCAGCGGCGTCTTGGCGGAGCATCGCGCGCTGTTCGACGTGCGGAACGAATGGCACTTCCAGGACAGCCCTTGGACGCCGTTCGTGAAGGGCTCGCTGGAATACGACGAATTTCGGGCGTTCGACGTTCGCGTCGTGGCGAACGGCGGTCTTGGTTATCAGATCATCAAGAACGACGCCACGAGCCTGATCGCCCGGCTCGGTAGCGGCTTTTCGCAGGAAATCGGCGGCCCGGACGACAGCGTGGTGCCGGAAGGTCTGGCCGGCATGGAGTACGAACACAAACTCTCGGAACGGCAAAAAATCAGCGCCGCGACCGAATACTTCCCGGACATCGGCGACATCAGCGATTTTCGCGCCACGAACAAG
This genomic window from Planctomycetia bacterium contains:
- a CDS encoding DUF481 domain-containing protein; the encoded protein is MLRALRSDMTGLRRTVLRCWLAWLAVFAATPIAGGQSPTPAPVFAPESGVYRLPPVTDGPLIAPLELALPIEDVKTPEAVDTAIVVEEAPPAPPKIWESSLEFGLNGSTGNSELFNMRFGAHAKRCVPHDTLTLDLTYSRGSRSGVLAEHRALFDVRNEWHFQDSPWTPFVKGSLEYDEFRAFDVRVVANGGLGYQIIKNDATSLIARLGSGFSQEIGGPDDSVVPEGLAGMEYEHKLSERQKISAATEYFPDIGDISDFRATNKAAWELLVDPVWNTNLKLAANHRYDSTPHGLKKNDLDYTLLVMWKY